One window of Chryseobacterium indologenes genomic DNA carries:
- a CDS encoding DUF4822 domain-containing protein, with protein MNTLKKLCYLSAAALLSASFVACSSDDNEIIIEQQTPSQVLSSTPWETTGAKDKNGNNVALTDASVAGYVGFAYFKADGKFAIYNLTDVLRSMGTWSVDAQGKTRTIVALNPDGTTIFTRDVEILVLNKNEFTYRIHPNSSDPSVYYDIIHTKTSHAEPTNGQLTLASTPWETTGAKDKSGNNVALTDASVAGYVGYSYFKANGTFKIFGLNDVLRSEGTWSISPDGKKRTLTTPTFTRVVDILLLNETTFTYRITPDANNPTVFYDIIHTKVNHKEPL; from the coding sequence ATGAATACACTGAAAAAATTATGTTATCTGTCTGCAGCAGCACTGTTATCAGCATCTTTTGTTGCATGCTCAAGTGATGACAATGAAATTATTATTGAACAGCAGACTCCCTCACAGGTACTTTCATCTACTCCATGGGAAACTACCGGAGCTAAGGATAAAAACGGAAATAATGTAGCGCTTACTGATGCCAGCGTGGCCGGATATGTAGGGTTTGCTTACTTCAAGGCAGACGGAAAGTTTGCTATATATAATCTGACTGATGTATTGAGATCTATGGGAACCTGGTCTGTAGATGCACAGGGAAAAACAAGAACAATTGTAGCATTAAACCCGGACGGAACTACTATTTTCACCCGTGATGTTGAAATTCTTGTTTTGAACAAAAATGAATTCACGTACAGAATCCATCCTAACTCAAGTGATCCTTCTGTGTACTATGACATCATCCATACAAAAACTTCTCATGCGGAACCAACTAACGGACAGCTTACATTAGCCTCCACGCCATGGGAAACAACTGGTGCAAAGGATAAAAGCGGAAATAATGTAGCACTTACAGATGCAAGTGTTGCCGGATATGTAGGATATTCTTACTTCAAAGCTAACGGAACTTTTAAAATTTTCGGATTAAATGATGTATTAAGATCTGAAGGCACCTGGTCAATTTCTCCGGATGGAAAAAAGAGAACACTTACCACGCCTACTTTTACGCGTGTTGTAGATATTCTGCTTCTGAACGAAACAACATTCACTTACAGAATTACTCCTGATGCCAATAACCCAACTGTATTTTACGACATCATTCATACGAAGGTCAACCATAAGGAGCCTTTGTAG
- a CDS encoding shikimate dehydrogenase family protein: protein MDSNKKLGLIGKNISYSFSKKFFENKFQKLMLKNFSYDIFDLNEINEVENLFASPDLLGFNVTIPYKEKIIDYLDELSDEAEKIGAVNCVLIQDGKKTGYNTDAYGFEKTLLLHKTPSQDKALILGNGGAAKAVKYALDKHNIPSVTISRSTEINFENLDKETVAEHKIIIQCTPVGTFPNVKDCLNFPFDGLSSEHLIIDLIYNPNYTQFIINASEKGAKTVNGYYMLEQQAEKAWEIWNFQKK from the coding sequence ATGGATTCCAATAAAAAATTAGGATTGATAGGAAAAAACATTTCTTATTCTTTTTCTAAAAAATTCTTCGAAAATAAGTTCCAAAAGCTCATGCTGAAGAACTTCTCCTATGATATTTTTGATCTGAACGAGATCAATGAAGTGGAAAACCTTTTTGCTTCTCCGGACCTGCTAGGATTCAATGTTACCATTCCCTACAAAGAAAAAATCATTGATTATCTTGATGAATTAAGCGATGAGGCGGAGAAAATAGGTGCGGTAAACTGTGTTCTTATCCAGGATGGAAAAAAAACCGGCTACAATACGGATGCTTACGGATTTGAAAAGACTCTTCTTTTACACAAAACCCCTTCTCAGGACAAAGCACTGATCTTAGGGAACGGAGGCGCTGCAAAAGCTGTAAAATATGCTTTAGATAAACATAATATCCCTTCTGTAACCATTTCAAGAAGTACGGAAATCAATTTTGAAAACCTTGATAAAGAAACCGTTGCGGAACATAAAATAATTATTCAGTGCACTCCGGTAGGTACTTTCCCGAATGTTAAAGATTGTCTGAACTTTCCTTTTGACGGGCTTTCTTCTGAACACCTGATCATCGATCTGATTTACAATCCCAACTATACTCAATTCATCATCAATGCCTCTGAAAAAGGAGCAAAGACAGTGAACGGGTATTATATGCTTGAACAGCAAGCAGAAAAAGCTTGGGAAATTTGGAATTTTCAAAAAAAATAA
- the rbfA gene encoding 30S ribosome-binding factor RbfA yields the protein MESNRQRKVAQIIQEDFAELFRKQAAESKQSILVSVSDVKVTADLGIAKIYLSIFPQEFRTAVMKEIEENKPQYRNFIGQKMSKQVRIIPQLNFYLDTALDDVEKLERELRGEGDNPVL from the coding sequence ATGGAAAGTAACAGACAAAGAAAAGTAGCACAGATTATTCAGGAAGACTTCGCAGAGCTTTTCCGCAAACAGGCTGCAGAAAGCAAACAGAGTATTTTAGTATCTGTTTCAGATGTAAAAGTAACTGCTGACTTAGGAATTGCTAAGATTTATTTAAGCATTTTCCCACAGGAATTCCGTACCGCTGTGATGAAGGAGATTGAAGAAAACAAACCTCAATACAGAAATTTCATCGGACAGAAAATGTCAAAACAGGTACGTATCATTCCACAGCTTAACTTTTACCTTGACACTGCTCTGGATGATGTTGAAAAACTGGAAAGAGAGTTAAGAGGCGAAGGCGACAATCCTGTTTTATAA
- a CDS encoding DUF434 domain-containing protein: protein MNSRNRGKNTGDDTLFGSEKQISKLKLAVEDMRYLLTREYPEKAASELVGNRYRLKTRQIQAFRGASASDSQLYNRRLKHVETLDLKGKTVYLDGFNVLILLESLLSEAYIFEGLDGCFRDLSGVHGTYKRVNQTLRAIELVAAFYQKNQIQKLVWIFDKPVSNSGRIKQIILEFAEQHQLNWEVDLQFNPDKFLAESSEIIISSDAWILDHCKEWFNLIGYLIREEKLPVNLIKML from the coding sequence ATGAATAGCAGAAACCGCGGAAAAAATACGGGTGATGATACCTTGTTCGGTTCAGAGAAACAGATCAGTAAACTGAAACTGGCTGTTGAGGATATGCGGTATCTTCTGACCAGAGAATATCCGGAAAAAGCAGCTTCTGAACTTGTTGGAAACCGGTATAGATTGAAAACCCGTCAGATACAGGCTTTTCGGGGTGCATCCGCATCAGATTCTCAACTTTACAACAGGCGGTTGAAACACGTGGAAACTTTAGATTTAAAAGGTAAAACGGTTTACCTCGATGGTTTTAATGTGCTGATTCTATTGGAAAGTCTGCTTTCCGAAGCGTATATATTTGAAGGATTGGATGGCTGTTTCCGTGACCTTTCTGGAGTTCACGGAACCTATAAAAGAGTCAATCAGACTTTAAGAGCGATAGAACTGGTTGCTGCCTTTTATCAGAAAAATCAGATTCAGAAGCTAGTCTGGATCTTTGATAAACCGGTTTCAAACAGTGGACGGATTAAGCAGATTATTCTTGAATTCGCAGAACAGCACCAGCTCAACTGGGAAGTTGATCTGCAGTTTAATCCGGATAAGTTTTTAGCGGAAAGTTCAGAAATTATTATTTCTTCTGATGCCTGGATTCTTGATCATTGTAAAGAATGGTTTAACCTGATTGGTTATCTGATCAGAGAAGAAAAACTTCCTGTTAATCTGATTAAAATGCTGTAA
- a CDS encoding ABC transporter permease, whose product MKNIAFYIASRYLLAKKGSTAVTFITWLAVGAMTVAVAAMFVIISVFSGLEDLNKDLISNLHADLTIKSISGKTIKNLDTVNKVLGSHKQISSFSRIIEEKVYISFNGKGDIAYLRGVDSAYIKVNPINKDVFYGTYPSFKYSNEVLMENSLDNRLSIPVDSSNHYATVFMPKPGTGIINKEEDIYNKRDISVTGVFPGKDQLDNYIISPIELAEELLNLPKKSAYQIVIKLKNPENADAVKQSLLSSLGKNIEIKTKEEENAAFWKMINTEKLFIYLIFALVIFITTFNLAGAIIILQLDKKEQAKSLISLGFPLSHLRLTYFYTGLLIVVSGVITGLILGTALCYFQLYTEFFRANEVLPFPVKIVGKNYLIVALTASLFGITISWFFSKISKEYITKN is encoded by the coding sequence TTGAAGAATATTGCATTTTACATAGCATCCAGATACCTTTTAGCTAAAAAAGGAAGTACTGCCGTTACGTTCATTACGTGGCTGGCCGTAGGTGCCATGACGGTTGCTGTGGCTGCAATGTTCGTCATTATTTCTGTTTTTTCAGGTCTTGAAGATCTGAATAAAGACCTTATTTCTAATCTTCATGCTGACCTTACCATAAAAAGCATTTCCGGAAAAACCATTAAAAATCTGGATACCGTCAATAAAGTATTAGGCAGTCATAAACAAATCAGCAGTTTTTCCCGTATTATTGAAGAAAAAGTATACATTAGCTTCAATGGGAAAGGAGATATTGCCTATTTAAGAGGTGTTGATTCTGCTTATATCAAAGTAAACCCTATCAATAAAGATGTTTTCTACGGAACGTATCCAAGCTTCAAATATTCCAATGAAGTATTGATGGAAAACAGTCTGGATAACAGACTTTCAATCCCTGTGGATTCTTCCAACCATTATGCAACAGTCTTTATGCCCAAACCGGGAACAGGGATTATTAATAAAGAAGAAGACATTTATAATAAAAGAGATATTTCGGTAACCGGTGTTTTCCCTGGAAAAGATCAGCTGGACAATTATATCATCTCTCCTATTGAACTTGCGGAAGAATTACTTAACCTTCCCAAAAAGTCAGCTTACCAGATTGTTATTAAATTAAAAAATCCGGAAAATGCAGATGCTGTAAAACAAAGCCTGCTTTCTTCTCTCGGAAAAAATATTGAGATCAAAACCAAGGAAGAGGAAAATGCCGCTTTCTGGAAAATGATCAATACTGAAAAGCTTTTCATCTACCTGATTTTCGCACTGGTTATCTTCATTACCACCTTTAATCTTGCAGGAGCGATCATTATCCTCCAGCTTGATAAAAAGGAACAGGCAAAATCACTTATTTCACTTGGTTTTCCTTTAAGCCATTTAAGATTGACCTATTTCTACACCGGCCTTCTTATTGTTGTTTCCGGGGTCATTACGGGATTGATTCTTGGAACTGCACTTTGCTACTTCCAGCTTTACACAGAGTTCTTCAGAGCCAATGAAGTGCTGCCATTCCCGGTAAAAATTGTAGGAAAAAATTATCTTATCGTAGCCCTTACAGCTTCTCTGTTTGGAATCACTATTTCATGGTTCTTTTCAAAAATCAGCAAGGAATATATTACTAAGAACTAA
- a CDS encoding TatD family hydrolase has translation MNTYIDIGINLTNKQFYNEHEEIINRALDHGVEHMILTGTSVKGSKESAEIAEEYPEILFSTAGIHPHDAKSFNGESIAELRKLLKQDHVISVGECGLDFDRDFSPRPVQEKCYKAQLELAIEVNKPLFLHERSAFKRFNDITDEYLSQLPEAVVHCFTGTLDEAKIYLDKGFYLGFTGAVSDEKRFKHLEDVIKYVPLDRMMIETDAPFMLPKNMPRMQNRRNEPSFLPYVAQTIAHLKKISISEVADETTETARNFFKL, from the coding sequence ATGAACACATACATTGATATTGGCATTAATCTGACCAATAAACAGTTCTATAATGAACACGAAGAAATAATCAACCGTGCTTTGGATCATGGTGTTGAGCATATGATTCTCACAGGAACCAGCGTAAAGGGAAGTAAAGAATCTGCTGAAATTGCTGAAGAATATCCGGAAATTTTATTTTCAACAGCCGGGATTCATCCCCACGACGCCAAATCGTTTAACGGTGAAAGCATTGCTGAACTCAGGAAATTGTTGAAACAGGATCATGTGATTTCAGTAGGCGAGTGCGGACTTGATTTTGACCGTGATTTCTCTCCCAGACCCGTTCAGGAAAAATGTTATAAAGCCCAGCTGGAATTGGCTATAGAAGTCAATAAACCGCTTTTTCTTCATGAAAGATCCGCATTTAAAAGATTTAATGACATCACAGATGAATACCTTTCCCAATTACCGGAAGCTGTTGTACATTGCTTTACCGGAACATTGGATGAAGCGAAAATCTATCTGGACAAAGGATTTTATTTAGGATTTACAGGAGCTGTCAGCGATGAGAAAAGATTTAAACATCTCGAAGACGTTATAAAATATGTTCCTCTTGACAGAATGATGATTGAAACAGATGCTCCTTTTATGCTTCCGAAAAATATGCCCAGAATGCAGAACAGGCGAAATGAACCCTCATTTTTACCTTATGTAGCACAGACAATTGCCCACCTGAAGAAGATCAGTATTTCTGAAGTCGCAGACGAGACTACAGAAACGGCCAGAAATTTTTTCAAACTATAA
- a CDS encoding MBL fold metallo-hydrolase, translating to MKNLKKQLGQFPDEKRKEYFNTLPNYLNGRFQNILTTPSLLEGESMTKVLFHTLCKVENTSPKTALPFVITDLKNLHPEENVLVWFGHSSYFIQVDGKKFLIDPVFSGNASPMPGSIKAFQGADYYKPEHMPEIDFLLISHDHWDHLDYKTVQELKDKVGKVICGLGTGQHFEYWGWGFDKIIEKNWWESIDIAEGFRITLTPARHFSGRLLNRNISLWTSFVLKTPTKKIFLGGDSGYGNHFTEIGDKYGPFDLAIMENGQYNEKWPYIHTLPDQLITEIKELKANNFIPVHNSKFKLAQHAWYEPLELASKNAEENNIPITLPMIGEKVDLNQLGIITWKKWWEDCW from the coding sequence ATGAAAAATTTAAAAAAGCAGCTCGGGCAGTTTCCCGATGAAAAAAGAAAAGAATATTTCAATACACTTCCCAATTATCTTAATGGGAGATTTCAGAATATATTGACAACCCCTTCTTTACTGGAAGGAGAAAGTATGACCAAAGTACTTTTCCATACTTTGTGTAAAGTGGAAAATACTTCGCCAAAAACGGCACTTCCATTTGTAATAACAGATCTAAAGAACCTTCATCCGGAAGAAAATGTTTTGGTATGGTTCGGGCACAGTTCCTATTTCATACAGGTAGATGGCAAGAAATTTCTTATAGATCCCGTTTTCAGCGGAAATGCTTCTCCAATGCCGGGTTCCATAAAAGCTTTCCAGGGAGCCGATTATTACAAACCGGAACACATGCCGGAGATTGACTTTCTGCTGATCTCCCACGATCATTGGGATCATCTCGATTATAAAACCGTTCAGGAATTAAAAGATAAAGTTGGTAAAGTCATTTGTGGTTTGGGTACAGGCCAGCATTTTGAATATTGGGGCTGGGGTTTCGACAAAATCATCGAAAAAAACTGGTGGGAAAGTATTGACATCGCAGAAGGCTTCAGAATTACACTCACTCCTGCAAGACACTTCTCAGGAAGATTACTGAACCGTAATATCTCACTCTGGACTTCCTTTGTTTTAAAAACCCCTACAAAAAAAATATTTTTGGGAGGAGACAGCGGTTATGGAAATCATTTTACAGAAATTGGAGATAAATACGGCCCATTTGATCTGGCCATTATGGAAAACGGACAGTATAACGAAAAGTGGCCATACATTCACACTTTGCCGGATCAGCTCATCACGGAAATAAAAGAACTGAAGGCTAATAATTTTATTCCTGTCCACAATTCCAAATTTAAGCTGGCTCAGCACGCATGGTATGAACCTTTAGAACTGGCCTCAAAAAATGCAGAAGAAAATAATATCCCCATTACCCTTCCCATGATCGGTGAAAAGGTTGATCTGAACCAGTTGGGAATCATAACCTGGAAAAAATGGTGGGAGGACTGTTGGTAA
- a CDS encoding alkaline phosphatase D family protein produces MMENNNQFNRRRFLKNSLLAAGGIFIAPLIESCSDDFTENGNAPDDLKNGGFESGVASFDPSATGIIIWTRYSKGTDAEITWEISKNSNFSEVVRRGQTNATGVNDFTIAVDVQNISSNTKYYYRFYNTKTKEVSVTGETLTLPSKSDAVNEVKMAVVSCSNFPAGLFNVYGAIAKSDADVVVHLGDYIYEYAPGQYGTNPYTNQLGRAHQPAKEILNLSDYRERYRQYRGDKNLQLLHQKKPFICVWDDHEFANDTYKTGAENHQPNEGDFQVRKMAAFQAYSEYIPLKTGKDMRIYRSFNFGNIVSLYMMDTRVIARDKQMEYSDYLDNAGNFNQVQFKTDFLSTSRKLIGNEQMSWLGSQINGDTAKWKVLGQQILMTKMMVPAELLMLLNQILAEIKQNGSAQPATMQALQNTIAQLIILKTRYQQQDPTLTPLEIARITTTLPYNLDAWDGYFMEREQLYSILAGKNIVVLAGDTHNAWLGKLTDAQGKFIGTELACSSVSSPGLEGYLGITSDPTKAIELAQAFSLLIDDLDYANLYKRGYLHVKFTMGSSVAEWRFVDNVISDTYNITTEKTYTIS; encoded by the coding sequence ATGATGGAAAACAATAACCAATTCAACAGAAGAAGATTTCTTAAAAATTCACTATTGGCAGCCGGAGGAATTTTCATTGCTCCTTTAATTGAAAGCTGCAGCGATGATTTTACTGAAAACGGTAATGCCCCTGACGATCTCAAAAACGGAGGATTTGAATCAGGAGTGGCAAGTTTTGATCCAAGTGCAACGGGAATCATCATCTGGACAAGATATTCTAAGGGTACTGATGCGGAAATTACATGGGAAATCAGTAAAAACAGCAACTTTTCAGAAGTGGTAAGAAGAGGGCAGACAAATGCTACTGGAGTGAATGATTTTACAATAGCAGTTGATGTTCAGAATATCTCCTCTAACACAAAATATTACTACAGATTCTATAATACGAAAACTAAAGAAGTAAGTGTAACGGGGGAAACCCTTACTTTGCCTTCAAAATCAGATGCTGTAAATGAAGTGAAAATGGCGGTGGTGTCATGTTCCAATTTTCCTGCAGGACTTTTCAATGTCTATGGGGCGATTGCAAAATCTGATGCCGATGTAGTGGTGCATCTTGGAGATTACATCTATGAATATGCTCCGGGACAATACGGAACAAACCCTTACACCAATCAATTAGGAAGAGCCCATCAGCCTGCTAAGGAGATTCTTAACCTCAGCGATTACAGAGAACGATACAGACAGTACAGAGGTGACAAAAATCTTCAGCTTCTTCACCAGAAAAAACCATTCATCTGTGTTTGGGATGATCATGAATTTGCCAATGATACCTATAAAACCGGAGCTGAAAACCATCAGCCTAATGAAGGCGATTTTCAGGTAAGAAAAATGGCAGCCTTCCAGGCATACAGCGAATACATTCCTCTTAAAACAGGGAAAGATATGAGAATTTACAGAAGCTTCAACTTCGGAAATATCGTTTCTCTTTATATGATGGATACCAGGGTAATTGCAAGAGATAAGCAAATGGAATATTCTGATTATCTTGATAATGCAGGAAACTTCAATCAGGTGCAATTTAAAACAGATTTCCTGAGTACCAGCAGAAAACTGATCGGGAACGAGCAGATGTCATGGCTGGGTTCTCAGATCAATGGGGATACTGCAAAATGGAAAGTACTTGGACAGCAGATTTTAATGACTAAAATGATGGTTCCTGCAGAACTTCTGATGTTACTGAATCAGATTTTAGCAGAAATAAAACAAAACGGAAGCGCACAGCCGGCTACCATGCAGGCCCTTCAGAATACCATCGCACAATTAATTATTCTTAAGACAAGATACCAACAGCAGGACCCGACATTAACACCACTGGAAATTGCCAGAATCACAACTACTTTACCCTATAATTTAGATGCCTGGGATGGATATTTTATGGAAAGAGAACAGCTGTATTCCATTCTTGCAGGGAAAAATATAGTGGTGTTGGCAGGAGATACCCATAATGCATGGTTAGGAAAACTGACAGATGCCCAAGGGAAATTTATCGGAACCGAACTGGCGTGCAGCTCCGTTTCTTCTCCGGGATTGGAAGGCTATCTTGGAATCACATCTGATCCTACAAAAGCAATAGAACTGGCACAGGCTTTTTCATTACTCATTGATGACCTAGATTATGCCAATCTCTATAAAAGAGGATATCTGCATGTGAAATTTACAATGGGAAGTTCCGTGGCGGAATGGAGATTTGTAGACAACGTCATCTCCGATACATACAATATAACGACAGAAAAAACATATACAATTTCATAG
- the deoD gene encoding purine-nucleoside phosphorylase, translating into MSIHISAKKGEIAKVVLQPGDPLRAQYIAENYLENAKLVSKTRGIFYYTGLYKGKEITVGASGMGFPSIGIYSFELFTEYEVETIIRIGTCGAYNTDLKLFDILNIENAASESTYAKYAWGIEDEILPHQGNIFGTINETAKELSLNAKAINIHSSDIFYRKDPAIPEIATKYNCPAVEMEAFGLFANAQHLGKNAATILTVTDIIPTHEKISADEREKALNPMMELALESAIKSL; encoded by the coding sequence ATGAGTATTCACATCAGTGCAAAAAAAGGAGAAATTGCCAAAGTAGTATTGCAGCCGGGGGATCCGCTTCGTGCACAGTATATTGCTGAAAATTATTTAGAAAATGCTAAGCTGGTAAGTAAAACCAGAGGAATTTTTTATTATACAGGTCTTTATAAAGGAAAAGAGATCACTGTAGGAGCTAGTGGAATGGGTTTCCCAAGTATCGGGATCTATTCTTTTGAGTTATTTACAGAATATGAGGTAGAGACGATTATCAGAATCGGGACTTGTGGTGCTTACAATACGGATCTTAAACTTTTTGATATTTTAAATATTGAAAATGCTGCCAGCGAAAGTACTTATGCCAAATATGCTTGGGGAATTGAAGATGAAATCCTTCCTCACCAGGGAAATATCTTTGGTACCATCAATGAGACGGCTAAAGAATTATCATTAAACGCTAAAGCAATCAACATCCACAGTAGTGATATTTTCTATAGAAAAGATCCTGCGATTCCTGAAATTGCAACAAAATACAACTGTCCCGCAGTAGAAATGGAGGCATTCGGTTTATTTGCCAATGCTCAACATTTAGGAAAAAATGCTGCTACTATTCTTACGGTAACGGATATCATTCCTACGCATGAAAAAATCTCTGCTGACGAGAGAGAAAAAGCCTTGAATCCTATGATGGAGCTGGCTTTAGAATCAGCAATAAAGAGTTTGTAA
- the mce gene encoding methylmalonyl-CoA epimerase, whose translation MKLEHIGIAVKSLGVSDELFAKLLGKESYKKESVEREGVVTSFYKTGESKIELLEASNSESPISKFIDKKGEGIHHLAFGVENIVEEVKRLKKEGFQFISEEPKEGADNKLVVFLHPKSTNGVLVELCQEKQ comes from the coding sequence ATGAAGCTAGAACATATTGGTATTGCTGTAAAGTCTTTAGGTGTTTCTGATGAGCTTTTTGCCAAATTATTGGGAAAAGAATCCTATAAAAAAGAATCCGTGGAAAGAGAAGGGGTTGTAACTTCTTTCTATAAAACAGGAGAAAGTAAAATTGAGCTGTTGGAAGCCAGTAATTCTGAAAGTCCGATCTCAAAATTCATCGATAAAAAGGGTGAAGGCATCCATCATCTGGCATTTGGCGTTGAAAATATTGTGGAAGAAGTGAAAAGACTGAAAAAAGAAGGATTTCAGTTTATCTCCGAAGAACCGAAAGAAGGTGCTGATAATAAATTAGTTGTCTTCCTGCACCCAAAGTCTACAAACGGCGTGCTGGTAGAACTTTGCCAAGAAAAGCAATAA
- a CDS encoding endonuclease, whose amino-acid sequence MKQLLSFFLLSVTFIGALAQAPAGYYNQSPTLTGAALKTALKTIITNGHVDHGYSGLWTGYATTDRDYFYENDGTILDIYSENPNGPDDYNFILGTNQCGSNGYANEGDCYNREHVIPQSLFNSASPMVADIHFIRATDGKVNGMRSNYPFGVVGATSFISKNGSKLGTSVSPGYSGTVFEPIDAFKGDIARMFFYFVTRYEGQLSNFTSGDMLGNTAFPGLQPWALNQYLAWNAMDPVSAEEIARNNASYTYQGNRNPFIDHPEYVTQIWGSPVIDNQAPTAATNVVANNPTSNSIAVSWTAATDNVGVTSYQVYANGALKANVSGTTTSTVVPGLAPLTQYTFYVIAKDAFGNSSPQSTTATETTLDTPAGGGSCGTENFETITGAPNTYLTANWTNNGISWTATDARVDQTINNKAITIRNGSLTSSTLSSGIQNLTLTTQLKFSGSAGYFNVFVNDVNVGTIPYSNVVTTTTINNINVSGNVVIKLTNSSNSNRVALDDLTWACFGTLGTVETQKDKSEFTIYPNPVRNNELFVKGENLSKISKADIYDLSGKLIETIANPFKNSNKINLKGIVKGTYILKTDNFSTKFIVD is encoded by the coding sequence ATGAAACAACTTTTATCTTTTTTTCTTTTAAGCGTAACATTTATAGGCGCTTTGGCACAGGCTCCGGCAGGATACTACAATCAATCGCCAACCTTAACAGGTGCTGCTCTTAAAACGGCTCTTAAAACCATCATCACCAATGGACATGTAGATCATGGCTATAGTGGTTTATGGACAGGCTATGCTACTACTGACCGTGATTATTTTTATGAAAACGACGGAACTATTCTGGATATTTATTCTGAAAATCCAAATGGACCGGATGACTATAATTTCATCCTGGGAACCAATCAATGTGGATCTAATGGTTACGCTAATGAAGGTGACTGCTACAACAGAGAACACGTAATTCCACAGAGTTTATTCAACAGTGCTTCTCCTATGGTAGCTGATATTCATTTTATCCGTGCTACCGATGGAAAAGTAAACGGAATGAGGTCAAACTATCCCTTCGGAGTTGTTGGTGCTACTTCTTTCATCTCTAAAAACGGATCAAAATTAGGGACATCCGTATCTCCAGGGTACTCAGGTACTGTATTTGAGCCCATTGATGCTTTTAAAGGAGATATTGCCAGAATGTTCTTTTATTTTGTAACAAGATACGAAGGCCAGCTTTCTAATTTCACTTCCGGTGATATGCTTGGCAACACTGCATTTCCTGGATTACAGCCTTGGGCACTGAATCAATATTTAGCATGGAATGCAATGGATCCTGTATCTGCAGAAGAAATTGCTAGAAACAATGCTTCTTATACATATCAGGGAAACAGAAATCCTTTTATTGATCACCCTGAATATGTTACTCAAATCTGGGGTTCTCCGGTAATTGATAACCAGGCTCCTACAGCAGCAACCAATGTTGTTGCCAACAACCCAACCTCCAACTCTATCGCTGTAAGCTGGACTGCCGCTACAGATAACGTAGGAGTAACTTCTTACCAGGTTTATGCTAACGGTGCATTAAAAGCTAATGTTTCCGGTACAACAACTTCTACTGTTGTACCTGGATTAGCTCCACTTACTCAATATACTTTCTATGTAATTGCTAAAGATGCTTTTGGGAACTCTTCTCCACAAAGTACAACGGCTACAGAAACTACTCTTGACACTCCTGCAGGAGGCGGAAGCTGTGGAACAGAAAATTTTGAAACCATCACCGGTGCACCAAATACTTATCTGACAGCAAACTGGACAAACAACGGAATTTCCTGGACTGCTACAGACGCAAGAGTTGACCAGACTATCAACAACAAAGCCATTACCATTAGAAATGGTTCTTTAACAAGTTCAACACTTTCAAGCGGAATCCAGAATTTAACTTTAACAACACAATTAAAATTCTCAGGAAGTGCAGGATATTTCAATGTTTTTGTAAATGATGTTAATGTAGGAACTATTCCTTACAGTAACGTTGTTACTACAACTACCATTAACAATATAAACGTAAGCGGAAATGTTGTTATAAAGCTGACCAACTCTTCTAATTCCAACAGAGTTGCTCTGGATGACCTTACCTGGGCATGTTTCGGTACATTAGGAACTGTTGAAACTCAAAAAGATAAATCAGAATTCACGATCTACCCTAACCCGGTAAGAAACAATGAATTATTTGTAAAAGGAGAAAACCTTAGCAAAATTTCAAAAGCCGACATCTATGACCTTTCAGGAAAATTAATTGAAACGATCGCTAATCCTTTCAAAAATTCAAATAAAATCAACCTTAAAGGTATTGTAAAAGGAACTTACATCCTGAAAACAGATAATTTCTCTACTAAATTTATCGTAGATTAA